TGTGTGCGTCCTCATTACGTCGATGTCACGTGTGTCGATTGACTGTGTATGGTGCCCGTCAGAGCCGGGTGCCCCAGGTGGCGCCGCACCAGACGTTCTCATTGAAGGTTCCGGTGAACTCTGATGCGCCCGTGATCTTCTCTACCGCGGCTCTGATCGACTCGCGGCTCGGGGTGTAAGCGTGCACGAGCGTCTTCACCATCGGAACGTCGATCAGATGGTTGGGTTGGTTGAGCGACACGAGAACGGTGGGAACCTCGGTGACGTACCAGGGGATCTCTGCTGCCATGGGCGTCGACCAGTGAATGCGCACCGTTGCCTCCTGGGCAAACCCGGCGACGTTGGCGAAAACAAGAGCGGCATCATATTTCTCGGCGTAGTCGCCCGAGGCCTCGTCGGCCATGACGGTGTGAAAATACACACCTTCTTCACCCTCGGCCGCGCGTTGCAGGGCATTCTTGAACACGTGCACCTCAAACCCTGCACGCTCAAGCTCCTGCTTCGCGATGTCGAGGTAGCCGCTCGGATCGGTTCCGGTGAAGTCCGATTGCCCGGTGATTCCATACAAGCGAATGCGGGGGTGACTCTGTGGTGTGAGCGGCAGCGTGTTGGCTGTGTCCTTCACGAGCGTCACGGCGCGGTCTGAGACGGATGCCGCGATGGCGCGATGCTCGTCGCTTCCGATGACCTCGAGGGCATCGACTGGGGGAACGAGCTCGTCGCGCGGCGTCTCGTGCAGACCGAGCGATGCCTTGAGCCCCAGCACGCGGAGCAGCGCCTCGTTCAAGCGCTCTTCCGTGACGACGCCGTTCTCAATGCCCGCACGCAGGTAGGCACGGTCCTTTGCGGGGTCGCGGAAGAATAAGAACATGTCGCAACCGGCGGCAATTGCGGCGGGAACCGCGTCTCTGCGCGGCAGCGCCTGTGTGAAGCCGACCATCATTGACGCATCGGTGATGATGAGCCCGTTGAATCCGAGCTCGCCGCGCAGAAGATCTTGCAGCAGCTCTGGGGCGAGTGTCGCCGGCTTCACCTCAGCATCCGTCATCTCCGGCCTGAAGTGTCGAGACAGCTCGGGTGCCCCGATATGGCCGATCATGATCGACTGCACTCCGTACTCGATGAGCTCACGGTAGACGCGCCCGTAGCTGTCGTTCCACTCATCGTGGCCCAGCGTGTTGTAGGTGGTGACCACGTGTTGGTCGCGTTCGTCGATGCCGTCACCGGGAAAGTGCTTCATCGCCGCCGCGGAGCCTGATTCGCTTAGACCGTCAAAGTACCGTTTGGCGCGCTCGATGACGATGTCGGCGTTGTCGCCGAACGAGCGGGTGCCGATCACCGTATTGCGCCAGTTGCGATGGATGTCGACGATGGGTGCGAAGGCCCAATTACACCCGATCGCTGCTGTCTCGCGGCCGCCGACGTACCCGAGCCGATAAGCATCGTCTGGGTCGGGGCTTGAGCCGGCACCGAGATGCGAGGTGACGAGGGTTCCATCACTAATGCTTCCTGCGCCGCCCATTTCGGGGTTCGACGCCACGAGCAGGGGAACCTTCGCCTTCGACTGCGCGTAGCGAATGTGCGCCTGCACGACGGAAGATGCGGCGCCCATGAACCGGATGCCACCCACCTTGTGCTCGGAGACGACTGAATCGAGGTAGCTCTCATCGAAGGAAGTGTCGAGATTGATGAACAGCTGCCCGAGCTTCTCATCCAGCGACAGCGAACTCAGAGTGGTCTCGACCCAGGCGATGGCGTCGGGTGAGAGGTTGAACGGTGCGCGGGACAGGTCGACCATGACGTTTTCCTCGTACATTCGAAAGAGTGGGCTACGCCAGATATTCTCGCCCGCGCATCTCCTTTTGTCAATCGGTTGCCAATTGCTCGAGATTGTTCTTGTGATCTTGGTCTCGTGCACATTGCCTTCACAATTCTTCTGTGTGGCAATCGGTTGCGAAAGCGACGACGGGTGCTTAGAGTGTCCATGATTGCCTTGCACGCGCAAGGTTCCCGCAGATGTGAACGAGCGAAGGCGGTTCGAGACGATGACAGGCAATGCAGCGGCAGAGAGCACGGTGACGTGGACCCTCTCGGGATTCGGCGACGAGATCCACGATGACCCGGCCGTGCAGGTGGCGGTGCTGCGTGCCCTTGGCGTCCAGCACATTGAGGTGCGCAGCGCGTGGGGCGTCAACGTCGTTGATCTTGACGACGATCAGCTCGAACGCCTTGCCGCGGTGCTGAAGGATGCGGGCATGGGAGTGTCAGCTGTCGCCTCGCCCATCGGGAAAGTCGATGTCTCGCTCGACGCTGATCTCGAGGTGCAGCGGCTGAAGCGGATCATCCGCGTTGCGCACGCGCTGGGCACGGACAGCATCCGGGTATTTTCATTCTTCCGGGGGGAAGGGGTCCCGGTTGAGAGTACGCGCGACGCCGTCATGGCGCGCATGCGCGTGCTCGCGACCGAGGCCGAGCGTGAGAAGGTGACGCTGCTGCACGAGAACGAGAAAGACATCTACGGTGATACCCCGGAGCGCGTGCTCGACCTTGTCGAGTCTGTCGGATCGTCTGCTCTTCGGCTCGCCTGGGATAGTGCCAACTTTGTGCAGGTCGGTGTAACGCACCCGCACGACGAGGGTTATGCGATGCTTCGTCCTTACCTTGATTACCTGCAGGTGAAAGACGCCGAGGCGGCCTCTGGCAATGTCGTTCCCGCCGGGCACGGCGACGGGCAGGTGCTCCAGACCATCACAGCGCTGAAGAACGACGGCTACAGCGGATTCGCCTCGCTCGAACCTCACCTGGGCGAGGCTCACTCTCTCGGCGGATTCTCCGGCCCGACGTCGTTCGGTGTCGCGGCACGCGCGTTCGCCGCGCTGCTCGCCGATGCTGGTGTGAGCACCCGATGACGACGAGGGCGGCGGTGATCGGGTGCGGGGACATCTCTGCACTTCACCGTGACGCGATTGAGGGAATGCCGGATGCTGAGCTCGTCGCGGTCTGCGACACCGACGCCGATCGGCTCGACGAGGCTTCGACGCGTCTAGGTGTTCCCGGTTTCGCGGGCCACGAAGAACTCTTCGCCGTGGCGAAGCCCGATGTCGTTCACGTGTGCACGCCGCACTCGCAACATTCTGCTGCGGTGATCGCTGCGCTTGATCTTGGTATCAACGTCATCGTCGAGAAGCCCGTCGCACGCGACCCCGAACAGGCGGCTGCCGTCGTCGCTGCTGCAGCACGCAGTGCGGCGAAGATCGCCGTGTGCTTTCAGAACCGGTACAACACTCCCGTGCGTGCTGCAAAAGAACTGCTTGATTCTGGGCATCTTGGCCCGGTGACGGGTGCCTCGGGCACCGTGATCTGGCATCGCACTCCCGACTACTACGCGGCTGCGCCGTGGCGCGGAACGTGGGAGCACGGGGGAGGTGGCCTGCTCATGAATCAGGCGATCCACACGCTTGATCTGCTGCAGTGGCTTGTCGGCGCGGTCGCCTCCGTCGAGGGGAGCGCGTCGACTCGCGTTCTTCCGATCGAGGTCGAAGACACCGCAGAGATGACGCTTCACCATGAGAACGGTGCACGTTCCGTGTTCTATGCGACGCTCGCGCACTCGGCGAACGAGCACGTGACAATCGACATCGTCACTGAGCGCGCGCATCTGAGCATCCGTGAGAATCTCACTGTGCGATGGAACGATGGCACTGTCGAGACAGTGGACGAGGAGCTGACCGCAACGGGGGAGCGCTCGTACTGGGGCGTCTCTCACGAACGGCTCATCACCGATTTTTACAGCCGTCTCGACGAACCGCACGCTTTCTGGATCACGCCGGCTGAAGCAGCGCGAACCGTCGAGATCATCTCCGAGGTATACGCCTCGTCCTATCCCGAGCGCATGACGCAAACCACGTCCGCATCGAAACGGAGCATCACAGCATGACTGACACAAAGATTCGCCTTGGCATCATCGGTTTCGGAGCAGAAGGCGGCATGTACGCCACTTTCATTCGCGACGGAATGGTGCCGAACATGGAGGTCGGCGCCATCTGCGACATCCTGCCCGATAAGAAGGCAGGCGCAGAGGAGCTCGGTGTTCCGTTCTACGAGAACTACATCGACATGATCGAGTCGGGAGAGGTGGATGCTGTCGTCACGTGCGTTCCGCACTACCTTCACCCCGAGATGGGCATCGCCGCGCTTGAACGCGGCGTTCACGCTCTGCTCGAGAAGCCCGTGGGCGTGTATACGAAACAGGCGCGCGAGGTCATCGATTTCGCGGCTTCGAAGCCGCAGCTCACGTTCGGCGTGTTCTTCAACCAGCGCACGAACCCGCTGTATGTCGATCTGAAGAGCCTCATCGCTTCGGGCGAGCTCGGAGCCCTGCGCCACACGTCGTGGATCATCACCAACTGGTGGCGGCCGCAGGGCTACTACGACCAGTCGGACTGGCGTGCCACCTGGGGCGGCGAAGGAGGCGGCGTACTTGTCAACCAGGCTCCTCACCAGCTCGACCTCTGGCAGTGGATGTGTGGTGTCCCGCAGAAGTGTTTTGCAAAACTCGCCTTCGGTTTTCGCCGTGACATTGCCGTGGAAGACGAGGTTAACGCTCTGGTCGACTTCGGCAACGGCGCGACCGGTCACTTCATGACGGCGACGCACGACCTCGTGGGAACAGACCGCCTCGAGATGCTCTTCGACAAGGGAAAGATCGTCGTTGAGAACTCGAAGACCGTGACGATCACCCGACTCACGGCGCCGGAGCAAGCGATTTCCGAGAACATGTCCATGGATGACGTGCGCAAGTTGTTCACGGGGCAGCTCGACACCGGTGCGCTGTTCGAGACCGAGACAACCGAGTATGAATCGGTCTGGGGGCAGCAGCACGCCACCGTTATGCAGAACTTTGCCGTTAACATACTCGACGGAACCCCACTAATCGCCCCTGGCCCCGACGGCATCAACGGAGTTCGTCTCGCCAACGCCATGCATCTGTCTGCCTGGACGGGTGAAGAGGTCGACATGGTCAACTTCGATGAGGAACGCTACCTCACCGAACTCAACGCGCGTATCGAAGCCGAGGGCGCGTTCCCCGCGCGATCATGACGTAAATGCGAAATAGCCTCGACATGGGTGCCGAGGCTGTTTCGCGTGCCTCTGACAGCTACATTTCTACCGCGTCACAATTTTTGACAATCGGTTGCCAAAACCGCAATCGTGTCCTAGCGTTAGCAGAGCACATCAGAAGTCAACCCATTTTTGGCAACCGATTGCACTCAATGCAGAGAATCCTCTCAAGGAGAAAACAATGAAGTTTCGACCCCTGGTGGTTTCGGCGGCAGTCGTCGCTGCGGCTTCCCTTGCCCTCACCGGATGCTCCGGCTCAGCCGCGGGCAGCGGCTCGGGCTCGGCCCCCACAACGCTGACCCTTGGCGTGCTGCAGAACATCAACTCATTCGACCCAGCGCAGGCTCACCTGGGCCACCAGATGCAGATCTACCAGGCTGCCTACGACACGCTTATTCTGCGTGAGTCGGATGGCACGCTCTCTCCGATGCTCGCCACGGAATGGAAGTACAACGACGACAACACAGTGCTGACAGTCGATTTGCGCGATGACGTGACGTTCACCGATGGTGCGACGTTCGACGCGAAAGCGGCGAAGGCTAACCTCGACCACTTCACCGAAGCGAATGGCCCTGATGCCAACCAGGGACAGTCGATCGAATCCGTTGACGTCGTCGATGACGACACCATCGATATCAACCTCAGTGAGCCCGACCCTGCCATGCTGTACTACCTCAGCCAAGCGGCCGGTTTCATGGGGAGCCCCGACGCAATCGGCACAGACGGTGTGAAGACCGATCCTGTCGGCAGCGGACCGTACGTGCTCGACAAGGAGGCATCCGTCAACGGATCGCAATTCACGTTCACCAAGAATGACGACTACTGGAACCCCGACCTGCAAAAGTACGACAAGGTCGTCTTCAAGGTTCTTACCGACGTCACGGCACGCGTGAACGCCGTGGTCTCCGGGCAGGTCGATGCCACGCTTCTCGACCCCAAGACCAGCAAGCAGGCAGATAAGAAGGGGCTCAAGAAGACGAGCTACCCCGTCGATTGGCAAGGCTTCCTGCTCTTTGACCGCGGCGGCGAAATTGCGCCTCAGCTGAAGGATGTGCGAGTTCGCAAGGCGATCAACTACGCATTTGACCGCCAGACGATGCTTGACGAGGCACTGCTCGGCGAGGGGGAGATCACATCACAGGTCTTCGGCAAGACGACTGACGCATACATTCCCGAGCTCGACGATGCTTACACCTACGACCCGGAGAAAGCGAAGGATCTCCTGGCCGAAGCCGGTTACCCCGATGGCTTCACTCTGAAGATGCCGATGCCAGACGGAACCGAGACCTTCATGGCAATGGCGAAGCAGCAGCTCGCGGATGTTGGCATCACCGTCGAATACTCGTCAGCGACATTCGCCGACTACGTTCCGAACATCATTCAGGGAAAGTACTCAGTCGCATGGTTCAGCATCTTCCAGGGCGAGCCATGGGTTGCGATCCGCCAGATGATCTCGACAGATGCCGCCTACAACCCCTTCAAGACAACCGATGACGAAATTGCCGGCTACATTGATGCCGTGCATTTCGGTGGCTATAAGAGCGGTGAGCTTGCCAAGAAGGTGAACCAGTATGTCGTCGACAATGCCTGGTTTGCTCCCTGGTATCGCGTGAATCAGCTGTACTACAGCGATGACTCGAAGGTCACCGTAGAACCGCAGATTCAGCAGGCCGTTCCGAACCTGTACAACTACGCCCCGGTCTCCTGATCGTTGCGGTGGGGATGCCCAGGCGTCCCCACCGCATCCTTCGGGCACAAGTAAGGGATCTCCCTCATGCTGACGTTCATCATCAAGCGCATCGTTTCGGGCATCACCGTGCTCATCGCGATCTCCTGCGCAACATTCTTCCTCCTGTATTACTCGGGTTCGAACATCGCGCGAAACATCCTCGGTGAATATGCGACTCCCGACCAAATCGTGGCTAAGGAACACGAGCTTGGACTTGACCGCCCCATCATCGTGCAATTCGGCGAGTGGGCGACCCGCGCCGTCTCAGGTAATCTCGGCATCTCGTGGTTCACCAGCCAGGGCGTCGCCGAGTCCCTTCTGACCCGGCTCCCCGTCACCTTGACGTTGCTCATCGTTGCCATCATCTGCATCGCGACCTTCGCAACGGTCATCGGCATCGCCGCGGCAGTGAAGCGAGGATGGATCGATCGTGTCGTGCAGGTGGGCGCCGTGCTTGGCGAGGCGATTCCCAGTTTCGTGCTCGGGATCATCTTCGTCACGATCTTCGCCATCAACCTCGGTTGGTTTCCCGCCACGAGCAGCATCCAGCCAGGCTCCACCGGAAGCGCGTGGGTGCTGTCGCTCGCCCTCCCCGCGATCGCACTCGTCGTCAACGGACTGACGAGCACGGCGCAGCAGATTCGCAGTGCCGTCATCGCACAACTCGAGAAGGACTACGTCCGCACCCTGCGCAGCCGGGGGATTCCCGAAACCATCGTGCTCTTCAAGCACGTGCTGCGCAGCGCTGCGCCAGCTGGGCTCACCGTGCTGAGCCTTCACTTCATCGGCATGCTCGGCGGAGTCGTCATCATCGAGCAGATCTTCGCTCTTCCCGGAATGGGCGCGCTTGCCGTGCAATCCACCGTCCTTGGCGATACCCCGCTTGTCATGGGCGTCGTCATCTACACAGTCATCATCGTCATCATCGTCAACCTGCTCGTCGACCTGGCGAATGGGTGGCTCAACCCTAAGGTGCGTGTTTCATGAGCGAACCGATCGAGGTGAAAGCGTCGCAGGCGACAGTTGCGCGCACACACGTCTTCAAACGACTCATCAGCAACCCGATGGGCGCCATCGCTGTCGCCGTGCTGGGCATCATGATCCTTGTCGCGATCTTCGCGCAATGGATCGCGCCCTTCGATGCGAACTTTGCGAATATCACCAAGACGCTGTCAGGTCCGGATGCAACGAACATCCTCGGGACGGACAGTGCCGGGCGAGATACGTTCAGCAGGCTCGTGCTCGGGGCTCAGACAACTCTGTTGTCGGCCGTGCTCTGTGCGGTTGTCGCAATCGGCCTCGGTCTTCCATCCGGTCTGATTGCCGGTTATTACGGGGGTGTTTTCGACTCCGTCTCGAACTGGGTCGTCAATGTTCTCATGGCGATCCCCGGAATCATTCTGCTGCTGACCATTCGGGCAGCCTTCGGGCCGTCGGTGTGGATCTCGATGATCGCCTTCGGCGTGCTCATCAGCCCCGGCTATTTTCGACTCACACGCACTGCTGTTCAGTCAGTGAGGAATGAACTGTACGTCGACGCAGCGCGCGTTTCGGGCCTGAGTGACGGTCGAATCATCACGCGACACATCTTTTCCGTGGTTCGCGCGCCCATCATCATCCAGACTGCTGTCGTCTGCGGTGTGGCAATCGCCATTCAGTCGGGGCTTGAGTTTCTCGGGCTCGGTGACCCGGCAGTTGCGACGTGGGGTGTCATGCTGAGCGAGGGCTTCACGAACGTCTATCTCACTCCCGAGCTACTCGTCTGGCCCGCAGTCGCCATAGGTCTGGCCATCGGCGCCCTCGTGCTGCTGGGTAATGCAGTGCGCGATGCTCTTGAGGATCGCGAGAAGGTGAAGACGCCCAAAACACGCAAGAACACGCTCGTCCCGACAAATCGTGTGACCATACCCGCCGAGAGCGGCAGCGATCACCTTGTGGAGGTGTCTAGTCTCGCCGTGGGGTACCCGCAGTCTGGCGGAGCAGTTAAAGAGGTGGTGAGTGACGTCTCGTTCACCGTCGATCGCGGCGAAGTTCTCGGCATCGTCGGTGAGTCGGGCTCTGGGAAATCGCAGACTGCGTTCTCGATTCTCGGGCTGCTTCCCGCTGAGGCTCGCATTGTCGCGGGCAGCATCCAATTCGATGGAAACTACACGGTTGCCCCGGGCGAGCAGACCGTAAGCCAATCGCGGCTCACGAAGCTGCGCGGCAAACGCATCTCGTATATTCCTCAGGAACCCATGTCGAACCTCGATCCGGCATACACCGTCGGTTCACAGTTAGTCGCTCCCATGGTGCGCATTCTCGGCATCAGCAAGCGCGAGGCGAAGAAGCGTGCGCTTCAGCTTCTGACCGACGTCGGCATCGTCAACCCGGATCGCACCTTCGCCGCTTACCCACATGAAGTGTCCGGAGGAATGGCACAGCGTGTGCTCATCGCCGGTGCCATCAGCTGCGAGCCCGACCTGATCATCGCAGACGAACCGACGACCGCTCTCGATGTGACTGTGCAGGCCGAGGTTCTCGACCTCATACGTGATCTTCAGAAGCGTCTCGGCGTCGGCGTGATCCTCGTCACGCATAATTTCGGGGTCGTGGCCGACCTCTGCGACCGTGTCGTAGTCATGCAGAAGGGCAGACTCGTCGAAGGCGGTGCCGTCCGCGACGTGCTTCGCAACCCGCGGGACCCGTACACGAAGACGTTGCTGTCGTCGATGCTCGAGGGTAAAAAGCCCATGACCATGCTCGTCACCGCCGAAGGAGGATCGCAATCATGATGGATGCTGCACGCACAAAGAAGCCGCTCCTTGACGTGGACTCGCTCAACGTCGACTACCCGGGAAAAGGCTTCAGAGCGCGGCCCTTTCGTGCGCTCACTGACATATCGATCGGCATCGGCGAGGGCGAAACTCTCGGCCTCGTGGGGGAGTCCGGCTCGGGCAAGACGACCCTCGGGCGTGCGGTGCTCGGACTCGCACCGGTGTCGGCCGGAACGATCACCTTCAATGGGGCAGACATCAGTCACGCTTCGCGCGCCCAGCGTCAGAAGCTCAGTCGCGACCTGCAGGTCGTCTTTCAAGACCCCTATACCTCGCTCAACCCGGCGATGGAAATCGGCGACATTCTCGCTGAGCCGCTGGGAATCCAGGGTATCGGACCCAAAGAGTCTCAGGCGCGGGTGAAAGAGCTGCTTGATCAGGTCAACCTGCCTGGCGATGCGCTGCACAGGCAGCCACGTGAGTTCTCCGGTGGTCAACGTCAGCGTGTGGCAATCGCGCGCGCGCTTGCTCTGTCGCCCAAGCTTATTGTGTGCGATGAGCCGGTTTCCGCGCTCGATCTCACAACGCAAGCGACCGTGCTCGACCTGTTTCTGCAGATTCAGCGCGACACCGGGGTGTCCTACCTGTTCGTCTCGCACGACCTCGACGTTGTACGTCATATCAGCCATCGCGTGGCGGTGATGTACGGCGGACGAATTGTTGAGCAAGGGGACGCTGCGCAGATCACAGAGAGCCCGAGTCATTCGTACACGCAGAAGCTGCTGCTCGCCTCGCCGGTTCCTGACCCCGATCGCCAGCAGAAACGTCGTGAAGACCGCCAGCGACTCGCCGCACAGAAGGCACAGGATGCTGATACAACCGTCGCGGGGTGAACCGCTCGTCGTACGGGTGTATTACCGTAGAGTCGAGCTGCCACAGCAGTCTCGGCCGAACGGGGAATGGAGTTGACCGGTGGCGAATAACCCCGCGTCTGCACGCAAGAAGTCCCGCTCTGCTCCGACGATCTATGATGTCGCGAAGCTTGCGGGAGTGAACCCCTCCACAGTGTCGCGTGCACTGAGCCAGCCTGGTCGCATCAATGTCAAGACCGAGGCGAAGATCCATGCGGCGGCGAAGGAACTGAACTACCGGCTCAACCCGATGGCTCGAGCGCTTCCGACGGGTCGAACGAACACCCTCGGTCTGCTCATCGCCGACATTACGAACCCGGTGATCTTCGGCATTGTCCGTGGAGCGGAGAAGGCCGCAGCAGAGCGAGGCTACACGCTGGTCATTTCGGAGTCGCAAGAGTCAGGCGAGCGCGAAGCTGCGTCGGCGCAGCGCATTCAGCCCGCTGTCGATGGGCTCGTCCTCGGAACGTCCCGCCTGACTGACGAGGCGATCAAAGCGCTCGCCGAAGAAAAGCCGCTCGTCGTGATCAACAGGCAGATTGATGGCGTATCCAGCGTGACGCCGAATATCGAGCCGGGAATCGACCAGGCGCTTGCTCACCTCGAACTCCTCGGCCACACCGATCTCGTGTTCCTCTCAGGGCCGAGCGGGTCATGGATGAGCCGTCATCGCTGGAGCACCTTGAAAGCTGGTGCAGAAGCGCGAGGAATGACGATCACGTCGACAGCGCCCCAAGAGCCGACGATCGACGGCGGGCGTTCGCTGCTCTCGCGCGTCATTGCATCGGGAGCGACCGCCGTTGTCGCGTATAACGACCTGATGGCGATCGGTCTGATGCGTACAGCGGCGGAGCAGGGTATTTCCGTGCCGGGGACCTTCAGCATTCTGGGGTTCGATGACATCTTCGGATCTGATTTCACCTCTCCACCGCTCACCACGGTGCGTTCGCCACTCCTAGAGGCTGGGCGGCTTGCGGTGCGGCAAACCCTTCAGCTGATTGAAGATGGCCCGGACAGCGACGCCGCGTCGTTCGCGACACAAGGACTCGAAACCGAACTCATCATTCGTGGCTCCAGTGGTGCCGTGCGCGAGTCCTCGCGGGCCTGATCGCCGACACCCTGTTTACTCGCGTGAAGCAACGCAACACATTGCACGTCGTGCGGTCGTCATCGAGCGCACGCACCGCCTGCAAACTGACGCAATTTCGCTTTGTCGTCCACAGGCAGAAAGTTTTGCGAGTTGTCCACAATGGTGGTGTGATCGGGGGTTTGTGTCGGTAGGAATGTCGGTGGCTGCTGGAAGACTGTTGCCATGTTAAACGCAGCGACAGTCTCCGATTTCGAGCCTGTGGAGGGTCCGGATGCTACAGCTGTGCGTGCCGCGGAGAACATTCTGGCGGATGCTGCTGAGCTTGCCAAGATTGATCCGGCCGCACTGTCTGCCGACGCCCTCCTGACCTATACCGGGCTGTTGGGGAACATCGCCCGCCTTGTCGAGGGCCGCCA
The Paramicrobacterium chengjingii DNA segment above includes these coding regions:
- a CDS encoding Gfo/Idh/MocA family protein, whose protein sequence is MTDTKIRLGIIGFGAEGGMYATFIRDGMVPNMEVGAICDILPDKKAGAEELGVPFYENYIDMIESGEVDAVVTCVPHYLHPEMGIAALERGVHALLEKPVGVYTKQAREVIDFAASKPQLTFGVFFNQRTNPLYVDLKSLIASGELGALRHTSWIITNWWRPQGYYDQSDWRATWGGEGGGVLVNQAPHQLDLWQWMCGVPQKCFAKLAFGFRRDIAVEDEVNALVDFGNGATGHFMTATHDLVGTDRLEMLFDKGKIVVENSKTVTITRLTAPEQAISENMSMDDVRKLFTGQLDTGALFETETTEYESVWGQQHATVMQNFAVNILDGTPLIAPGPDGINGVRLANAMHLSAWTGEEVDMVNFDEERYLTELNARIEAEGAFPARS
- a CDS encoding glycoside hydrolase family 3 protein; this translates as MVDLSRAPFNLSPDAIAWVETTLSSLSLDEKLGQLFINLDTSFDESYLDSVVSEHKVGGIRFMGAASSVVQAHIRYAQSKAKVPLLVASNPEMGGAGSISDGTLVTSHLGAGSSPDPDDAYRLGYVGGRETAAIGCNWAFAPIVDIHRNWRNTVIGTRSFGDNADIVIERAKRYFDGLSESGSAAAMKHFPGDGIDERDQHVVTTYNTLGHDEWNDSYGRVYRELIEYGVQSIMIGHIGAPELSRHFRPEMTDAEVKPATLAPELLQDLLRGELGFNGLIITDASMMVGFTQALPRRDAVPAAIAAGCDMFLFFRDPAKDRAYLRAGIENGVVTEERLNEALLRVLGLKASLGLHETPRDELVPPVDALEVIGSDEHRAIAASVSDRAVTLVKDTANTLPLTPQSHPRIRLYGITGQSDFTGTDPSGYLDIAKQELERAGFEVHVFKNALQRAAEGEEGVYFHTVMADEASGDYAEKYDAALVFANVAGFAQEATVRIHWSTPMAAEIPWYVTEVPTVLVSLNQPNHLIDVPMVKTLVHAYTPSRESIRAAVEKITGASEFTGTFNENVWCGATWGTRL
- a CDS encoding Gfo/Idh/MocA family protein encodes the protein MTTRAAVIGCGDISALHRDAIEGMPDAELVAVCDTDADRLDEASTRLGVPGFAGHEELFAVAKPDVVHVCTPHSQHSAAVIAALDLGINVIVEKPVARDPEQAAAVVAAAARSAAKIAVCFQNRYNTPVRAAKELLDSGHLGPVTGASGTVIWHRTPDYYAAAPWRGTWEHGGGGLLMNQAIHTLDLLQWLVGAVASVEGSASTRVLPIEVEDTAEMTLHHENGARSVFYATLAHSANEHVTIDIVTERAHLSIRENLTVRWNDGTVETVDEELTATGERSYWGVSHERLITDFYSRLDEPHAFWITPAEAARTVEIISEVYASSYPERMTQTTSASKRSITA
- a CDS encoding sugar phosphate isomerase/epimerase family protein codes for the protein MTGNAAAESTVTWTLSGFGDEIHDDPAVQVAVLRALGVQHIEVRSAWGVNVVDLDDDQLERLAAVLKDAGMGVSAVASPIGKVDVSLDADLEVQRLKRIIRVAHALGTDSIRVFSFFRGEGVPVESTRDAVMARMRVLATEAEREKVTLLHENEKDIYGDTPERVLDLVESVGSSALRLAWDSANFVQVGVTHPHDEGYAMLRPYLDYLQVKDAEAASGNVVPAGHGDGQVLQTITALKNDGYSGFASLEPHLGEAHSLGGFSGPTSFGVAARAFAALLADAGVSTR
- a CDS encoding ABC transporter permease, whose protein sequence is MLTFIIKRIVSGITVLIAISCATFFLLYYSGSNIARNILGEYATPDQIVAKEHELGLDRPIIVQFGEWATRAVSGNLGISWFTSQGVAESLLTRLPVTLTLLIVAIICIATFATVIGIAAAVKRGWIDRVVQVGAVLGEAIPSFVLGIIFVTIFAINLGWFPATSSIQPGSTGSAWVLSLALPAIALVVNGLTSTAQQIRSAVIAQLEKDYVRTLRSRGIPETIVLFKHVLRSAAPAGLTVLSLHFIGMLGGVVIIEQIFALPGMGALAVQSTVLGDTPLVMGVVIYTVIIVIIVNLLVDLANGWLNPKVRVS
- a CDS encoding ABC transporter substrate-binding protein is translated as MKFRPLVVSAAVVAAASLALTGCSGSAAGSGSGSAPTTLTLGVLQNINSFDPAQAHLGHQMQIYQAAYDTLILRESDGTLSPMLATEWKYNDDNTVLTVDLRDDVTFTDGATFDAKAAKANLDHFTEANGPDANQGQSIESVDVVDDDTIDINLSEPDPAMLYYLSQAAGFMGSPDAIGTDGVKTDPVGSGPYVLDKEASVNGSQFTFTKNDDYWNPDLQKYDKVVFKVLTDVTARVNAVVSGQVDATLLDPKTSKQADKKGLKKTSYPVDWQGFLLFDRGGEIAPQLKDVRVRKAINYAFDRQTMLDEALLGEGEITSQVFGKTTDAYIPELDDAYTYDPEKAKDLLAEAGYPDGFTLKMPMPDGTETFMAMAKQQLADVGITVEYSSATFADYVPNIIQGKYSVAWFSIFQGEPWVAIRQMISTDAAYNPFKTTDDEIAGYIDAVHFGGYKSGELAKKVNQYVVDNAWFAPWYRVNQLYYSDDSKVTVEPQIQQAVPNLYNYAPVS
- a CDS encoding dipeptide/oligopeptide/nickel ABC transporter permease/ATP-binding protein; the protein is MSEPIEVKASQATVARTHVFKRLISNPMGAIAVAVLGIMILVAIFAQWIAPFDANFANITKTLSGPDATNILGTDSAGRDTFSRLVLGAQTTLLSAVLCAVVAIGLGLPSGLIAGYYGGVFDSVSNWVVNVLMAIPGIILLLTIRAAFGPSVWISMIAFGVLISPGYFRLTRTAVQSVRNELYVDAARVSGLSDGRIITRHIFSVVRAPIIIQTAVVCGVAIAIQSGLEFLGLGDPAVATWGVMLSEGFTNVYLTPELLVWPAVAIGLAIGALVLLGNAVRDALEDREKVKTPKTRKNTLVPTNRVTIPAESGSDHLVEVSSLAVGYPQSGGAVKEVVSDVSFTVDRGEVLGIVGESGSGKSQTAFSILGLLPAEARIVAGSIQFDGNYTVAPGEQTVSQSRLTKLRGKRISYIPQEPMSNLDPAYTVGSQLVAPMVRILGISKREAKKRALQLLTDVGIVNPDRTFAAYPHEVSGGMAQRVLIAGAISCEPDLIIADEPTTALDVTVQAEVLDLIRDLQKRLGVGVILVTHNFGVVADLCDRVVVMQKGRLVEGGAVRDVLRNPRDPYTKTLLSSMLEGKKPMTMLVTAEGGSQS
- a CDS encoding ATP-binding cassette domain-containing protein; its protein translation is MMDAARTKKPLLDVDSLNVDYPGKGFRARPFRALTDISIGIGEGETLGLVGESGSGKTTLGRAVLGLAPVSAGTITFNGADISHASRAQRQKLSRDLQVVFQDPYTSLNPAMEIGDILAEPLGIQGIGPKESQARVKELLDQVNLPGDALHRQPREFSGGQRQRVAIARALALSPKLIVCDEPVSALDLTTQATVLDLFLQIQRDTGVSYLFVSHDLDVVRHISHRVAVMYGGRIVEQGDAAQITESPSHSYTQKLLLASPVPDPDRQQKRREDRQRLAAQKAQDADTTVAG